The following coding sequences are from one Panicum hallii strain FIL2 chromosome 5, PHallii_v3.1, whole genome shotgun sequence window:
- the LOC112893396 gene encoding acyl-coenzyme A thioesterase 13-like: protein MGSDAWMADAARRWLEDAGATVEGGPDRAFNALPLSGVRVSLAERGRAVCSLRVPAHLTDAEGNWHTGAIAAATDDVCAAAIMSVEGIIKVSVHYDISYFAPAKLHEEVEMDGRVVEQKGRMTAVTVEIRKKESGELVAIGRQWMTASRPRGSRSKI, encoded by the exons ATGGGCTCCGACGCATGGATGGCGGACGCCGCCCGCAGATGGCTGGAGGACGCCGGCGCCACGGTGGAGGGCGGCCCCGACCGGGCCTTCAACGCGCTGCCGCTCTCCGGCGTGCGCGTGTCCCTCGCCGAGCGGGGCCGCGCCGTCTGCTCGCTCCGCGTGCCGGCGCACCTCACC GACGCGGAGGGGAACTGGCACACGGGCGCTATCGCCGCGGCGACGGACGACgtctgcgccgccgccatcatGTCCGTCGAGGGTATCATCAAGGTCTCCGTCCACTACGACATCTCCTACTTCGCACCGGCCAAGCTCCAT GAGGAAGTTGAGATGGACGGCAGGGTGGTGGAGCAAAAAGGGAGGATGACGGCGGTGACGGTGGAGATCCGGAAGAAGGAGTCCGGCGAGCTGGTGGCGATCGGGAGGCAGTGGATGACAGCGTCCAGGCCTAGAGGGTCTCGGAGCAAGATCTGA